A region of Vigna radiata var. radiata cultivar VC1973A chromosome 6, Vradiata_ver6, whole genome shotgun sequence DNA encodes the following proteins:
- the LOC106763978 gene encoding UDP-glycosyltransferase 92A1, with product MAEAAKKNGHIVMIPFMAHGHIIPFLQLARQIQHKTTLNITIANTPLNIQYLRSALSSTSPHQIRLAELHFDPTQHGLPPNVENTEKLPLSHIAKFFNSSLSLEAPLRSLIAQITEEEGYPPLCLISDVFLGWVNSVATSLGIRNLCFTTCGAYGTLAYISIWSNLPHRKTDSDEFWVPGFPQNYRFHRTQLHKFIRQADGTDEWSQFFIPQIALSMNSDGWICNTVEEIEPLGLQLLRKYVQRPVWTVGPLLPSAKGSKHRAGKESGIALEACMEWLDLKDENSVVYVSFGSQNTISASQMMALAEGLEESGRSFIWVVRPPVGFDIDGEFKEEWLPKGFEERMRDTEKGLLVRKWGPQLEILSHKSTGVFLSHCGWNSVLESLSNGVPLIGWPLAAEQAYNVKMLVEEMGVAVELARTVESTITGEVVAKVIDIVMDNGKGKDMKDRANEIAAHMRDATTEKGEEKGSSVRAMDDLVTTILSPKPL from the coding sequence ATGGCAGAGGCAGCAAAGAAGAATGGCCACATCGTGATGATACCCTTCATGGCACATGGCCATATCATCCCATTCCTCCAACTAGCACGACAAATCCAACACAAGACAACCTTAAACATCACCATAGCCAACACCCCTCTCAACATTCAATACCTTCGATCTGCACTTTCTTCCACTTCCCCTCATCAAATCCGTCTAGCTGAGTTACATTTCGACCCTACCCAGCATGGTTTGCCACCAAACGTAGAGAACACAGAAAAGCTTCCTCTCAGTCACATAgccaaattttttaattcatcgCTCAGCCTTGAGGCTCCTCTGCGCTCTCTCATAGCACAGATCACAGAAGAAGAGGGTTACCCTCCACTTTGCTTAATATCTGACGTGTTCCTTGGCTGGGTTAACAGCGTTGCAACTAGCTTAGGTATTAGGAATCTATGCTTCACCACTTGTGGTGCTTATGGAACTTTAGCCTACATCTCTATCTGGTCCAACCTTCCTCACAGGAAAACAGACTCTGACGAGTTCTGGGTTCCGGGGTTCCCTCAAAACTACCGCTTCCACCGCACTCAACTGCATAAATTTATAAGACAAGCTGATGGCACTGATGAATGGTCACAGTTCTTCATTCCACAGATTGCACTTTCTATGAATTCTGACGGATGGATCTGCAACACGGTTGAGGAGATAGAACCTTTGGGGTTGCAGCTTCTGAGGAAGTATGTTCAACGTCCTGTTTGGACTGTGGGGCCTCTTCTACCCTCTGCTAAGGGTTCAAAACATCGTGCAGGAAAGGAATCTGGTATAGCCCTTGAAGCTTGCATGGAGTGGCTGGATTTGAAGGATGAAAATTCTGTTGTCTATGTTTCTTTTGGATCACAGAACACAATCAGTGCCTCCCAAATGATGGCGTTGGCTGAAGGGTTGGAAGAAAGTGGGAGATCGTTTATTTGGGTTGTGAGGCCACCTGTTGGTTTTGACATTGATGGAGAGTTCAAGGAAGAATGGTTGCCAAAAGGGTTTGAGGAGAGAATGAGAGACACCGAGAAAGGGTTGTTGGTGAGGAAATGGGGACCCCAGTTGGAGATTCTGTCACACAAATCAACAGGAGTGTTTCTGAGCCATTGTGGATGGAACTCTGTGTTGGAGAGTCTTAGCAATGGGGTGCCATTGATTGGGTGGCCACTGGCTGCAGAGCAAGCATATAATGTGAAGATGTTGGTGGAGGAAATGGGTGTGGCTGTGGAGCTCGCTAGAACTGTGGAAAGTACCATTACCGGAGAGGTGGTTGCGAAGGTTATAGATATAGTGATGGACAATGGGAAGGGAAAGGACATGAAGGATAGGGCAAATGAGATTGCAGCTCACATGAGAGATGCCACAACAgagaaaggggaagaaaaagggTCTTCTGTAAGAGCAATGGATGATCTTGTTACAACCATTTTATCACCCAAGCCTCTATGA